In a genomic window of Bacillus rossius redtenbacheri isolate Brsri chromosome 4 unlocalized genomic scaffold, Brsri_v3 Brsri_v3_scf4_2, whole genome shotgun sequence:
- the LOC134542444 gene encoding calcium permeable stress-gated cation channel 1 isoform X5, with product MWSLVDPGDELYAGATDADTGQCNYLSNTTHKILLTSVYEGIPENLLVNFLGWLILIILFAILRKKAWNYGRIALVQKNEERWTQLFYGAMEDTNSVTEVDSITSVDSSLHTDKGFCSLFSCSLRDENILHKCGPDAVQYLSFQRHILFLMSVITVVSVGIVLPVNFQGLLQGNETTFGHTTLSNLDPNSPLLWLHVTLAILYLPLGIAVMRRFSARLQLEEQASEVSRTLMVCHIPRRHCDTSDISRHFRDAYPEIEVQNIQLAYDITRVSRLDKKREQMHEAKVYCENFLKRTGTRLTVRPHVCGNVCGGCDLCGCPAVDGLEYYAEEEARLASAVESGRLDAFKKPLGIAFVTLASVEAARRVYSDHQSTFKCANNPPNSSVSSNLQPHRWVVSFAPSPKDIYWENLSVPSKYWYVKAVMVNLFLFLFLFFLTTPAIVVNFLNTHVVGNRLEKISPVVSEFLPTLLLWTVSALMPVLVSYSDQWLSHWTRSDQNLSIMRKTLVLLLFMVLVLPSLGLASADALLKWSFRSHNETYRWECLFLPDKGAFFVNYVITSSFIGTGLELIRFPELFMYAACLLLARSRAETASVRKAILYEFPFGVHYAWMLLIFALTITYSLSCPLITPFGLLYMCMKHLVDRYNLYFAYRPSKINPRTHASAINTVIFSIVLLQLSFLALSVLRRGMNDISIYSLVGVCITVGFLMAQIFLDWCKGFSPISYQKQRGPAPTPSADSSPAHQFVPPVMQMSPEHHARPEPVLSVTSPAEGLTILQRTYGTRAAGDSRDHVVLYQDYDGSNAEV from the exons ATGTGGTCCCTAGTGGATCCCGGGGATGAGCTGTATGCGGGGGCGACAGACGCCGACACGGGCCAGTGCAACTACCTCAGCAACACCACCCACAAGATACTCCTCACATCCGTGTACGAGGGAATCCCGGAGAACTTGCTGGTCAACTTCCTGGGGTGGCTG ATTCTCATCATTTTGTTTGCAATCCTCCGGAAGAAGGCCTGGAACTATGGGAGGATTGCTCTGGTACAAAAGAATGAGGAGAG GTGGACACAACTGTTTTATGGCGCAATGGAGGACACAAACTCCGTGACGGAAGTGGACTCTATTACCTCGGTCGACTCCAGTCTCCACACAGACAAGGGATTCTGCTCCTTATTCTCATGCAGTCTCAG GGACGAGAACATCCTCCACAAGTGCGGCCCGGACGCGGTGCAGTACCTGTCGTTCCAGCGGCACATCCTGTTCCTCATGAGCGTCATCACGGTCGTGTCCGTGGGCATCGTCCTGCCCGTCAACTTCCAGGGACTCCTCCAGGGCAACGAGACCACCTTCGGGCACACCACCCTCAGCAACCTGGACCCCAA CTCGCCCCTGCTGTGGCTCCACGTGACGCTGGCCATCCTCTACCTGCCGCTGGGCATCGCCGTGATGCGCCGCTTCTCCGCCCGGCTGCAGCTGGAGGAGCAGGCCTCGGAGGTCTCCCGCACGCTCATGGTCTGCCACATCCCCCGCCGCCACTGCGACACCTCCGACATCAGCCGCCACTTCCG AGATGCATACCCTGAAATTGAAGTTCAGAACATTCAGCTGGCCTACGACATAACAAGAGTTAGTCGCTTGGACAAGAAGAG GGAGCAGATGCACGAAGCCAAGGTGTACTGCGAGAACTTCCTGAAGCGCACCGGCACCAGGCTGACCGTGCGTCCCCACGTGTGTGGCAACGTGTGCGGCGGCTGCGACCTGTGTGGCTGCCCAGCG gtggatggtctggagtactATGCGGAAGAGGAGGCTCGGCTGGCCAGCGCGGTGGAGTCCGGGCGGCTCGACGCCTTCAAGAAGCCCCTGGGGATTGCGTTCGTGACCCTGGCGTCGGTGGAGGCGGCCCGCAGGGTGTACTCCGATCACCAGTCGACCTTCAAGTGCGCCAACAACCCCCCCAACTCCAGCGTCAGCAGCAACCTGCAGCCCCACAGATGGGTCGTCTCTTTCGCACCGTCCCCCAAAGACATTTACTG GGAGAACCTGTCGGTGCCCTCCAAGTACTGGTACGTCAAGGCTGTGATGGTGAACCTCTTCCTGTTCCTATTTCTGTTCTTCTTGACCACGCCTGCCATCGTCGTCAACTTCCTCAACACGCACGTGGTTGGCAACCGCCTCGAGAAAATT AGCCCCGTGGTGTCGGAGTTCCTGCCCACCTTGCTGCTGTGGACCGTCTCGGCCCTGATGCCCGTGCTGGTGTCGTACTCGGACCAGTGGCTGTCGCACTGGACCCGCTCCGACCAGAACCTGTCCATCATGCGGAAGACCTTGGTGCTCTTGCTGTTCATGGTGCTGGTGCTGCCCTCCCTCGGCCTCGCCAG TGCAGATGCGCTGCTCAAGTGGTCGTTCAGGAGCCACAACGAGACGTACCGCTGGGAGTGCTTGTTCCTGCCCGACAAGGGCGCCTTCTTCGTCAACTACGTGATCACGTCGAGCTTCATCGGGACCGGCCTGGAGCTCATCCGCTTCCCTGAGCTCTTCATGTACGCAGCCTGCCTGCTGCTGGCCAG GTCGCGAGCGGAAACGGCAAGCGTGAGGAAGGCCATTTTGTACGAGTTCCCGTTCGGTGTGCATTACGCGTGGATGCTTCTCATTTTCGCGTTGACCATCACCTACAGCCTGTCCTGTCCACTTATCACCCCATTCG GGCTGCTCTACATGTGCATGAAGCACTTGGTGGACAGATACAACCTGTACTTTGCGTACAGGCCGTCAAAGATAAACCCGCGCACCCACGCCTCCGCCATCAACACCGTCATCTTCTCCATCGTGCTGCTGCAGCTGAGCTTTCTGGCTCTGTCCGTCTTGCGGCGAGGCATGAACGACATATCCATCTACTCCCTCGTCGGCGTCTGCATTACCGTTGGCTTCCTCATGGCGCAGATATTCCTCGACTGGTGCAAAGGGTTCAGCCCTATTTCGTATCAG AAGCAGCGCGGCCCGGCGCCGACGCCGTCCGCGGACTCCAGCCCGGCGCACCAGTTCGTGCCCCCCGTGATGCAGATGTCCCCGGAGCACCACGCCCGCCCCGAGCCGGTGCTGAGCGTGACGAGCCCCGCCGAGGGCCTGACGATCCTGCAGCGCACGTACGGCACCCGGGCGGCGGGGGACTCCCGGGACCACGTCGTGCTCTACCAGGACTACGACGGCTCCAACGCGGAGGTGTGA
- the LOC134542444 gene encoding calcium permeable stress-gated cation channel 1 isoform X1: protein MWSLVDPGDELYAGATDADTGQCNYLSNTTHKILLTSVYEGIPENLLVNFLGWLILIILFAILRKKAWNYGRIALVQKNEERWTQLFYGAMEDTNSVTEVDSITSVDSSLHTDKGFCSLFSCSLRDENILHKCGPDAVQYLSFQRHILFLMSVITVVSVGIVLPVNFQGLLQGNETTFGHTTLSNLDPNSPLLWLHVTLAILYLPLGIAVMRRFSARLQLEEQASEVSRTLMVCHIPRRHCDTSDISRHFRDAYPEIEVQNIQLAYDITRVSRLDKKREQMHEAKVYCENFLKRTGTRLTVRPHVCGNVCGGCDLCGCPAVDGLEYYAEEEARLASAVESGRLDAFKKPLGIAFVTLASVEAARRVYSDHQSTFKCANNPPNSSVSSNLQPHRWVVSFAPSPKDIYWENLSVPSKYWYVKAVMVNLFLFLFLFFLTTPAIVVNFLNTHVVGNRLEKISPVVSEFLPTLLLWTVSALMPVLVSYSDQWLSHWTRSDQNLSIMRKTLVLLLFMVLVLPSLGLASADALLKWSFRSHNETYRWECLFLPDKGAFFVNYVITSSFIGTGLELIRFPELFMYAACLLLARSRAETASVRKAILYEFPFGVHYAWMLLIFALTITYSLSCPLITPFGLLYMCMKHLVDRYNLYFAYRPSKINPRTHASAINTVIFSIVLLQLSFLALSVLRRGMNDISIYSLVGVCITVGFLMAQIFLDWCKGFSPISYQKQRGPAPTPSADSSPAHQFVPPVMQMSPEHHARPEPVLSVTSPAEGLTILQRTYGTRAAGDSRDHVVLYQDYDGSNAEQVSQGRQDNLQVRSCTGENIDPLS from the exons ATGTGGTCCCTAGTGGATCCCGGGGATGAGCTGTATGCGGGGGCGACAGACGCCGACACGGGCCAGTGCAACTACCTCAGCAACACCACCCACAAGATACTCCTCACATCCGTGTACGAGGGAATCCCGGAGAACTTGCTGGTCAACTTCCTGGGGTGGCTG ATTCTCATCATTTTGTTTGCAATCCTCCGGAAGAAGGCCTGGAACTATGGGAGGATTGCTCTGGTACAAAAGAATGAGGAGAG GTGGACACAACTGTTTTATGGCGCAATGGAGGACACAAACTCCGTGACGGAAGTGGACTCTATTACCTCGGTCGACTCCAGTCTCCACACAGACAAGGGATTCTGCTCCTTATTCTCATGCAGTCTCAG GGACGAGAACATCCTCCACAAGTGCGGCCCGGACGCGGTGCAGTACCTGTCGTTCCAGCGGCACATCCTGTTCCTCATGAGCGTCATCACGGTCGTGTCCGTGGGCATCGTCCTGCCCGTCAACTTCCAGGGACTCCTCCAGGGCAACGAGACCACCTTCGGGCACACCACCCTCAGCAACCTGGACCCCAA CTCGCCCCTGCTGTGGCTCCACGTGACGCTGGCCATCCTCTACCTGCCGCTGGGCATCGCCGTGATGCGCCGCTTCTCCGCCCGGCTGCAGCTGGAGGAGCAGGCCTCGGAGGTCTCCCGCACGCTCATGGTCTGCCACATCCCCCGCCGCCACTGCGACACCTCCGACATCAGCCGCCACTTCCG AGATGCATACCCTGAAATTGAAGTTCAGAACATTCAGCTGGCCTACGACATAACAAGAGTTAGTCGCTTGGACAAGAAGAG GGAGCAGATGCACGAAGCCAAGGTGTACTGCGAGAACTTCCTGAAGCGCACCGGCACCAGGCTGACCGTGCGTCCCCACGTGTGTGGCAACGTGTGCGGCGGCTGCGACCTGTGTGGCTGCCCAGCG gtggatggtctggagtactATGCGGAAGAGGAGGCTCGGCTGGCCAGCGCGGTGGAGTCCGGGCGGCTCGACGCCTTCAAGAAGCCCCTGGGGATTGCGTTCGTGACCCTGGCGTCGGTGGAGGCGGCCCGCAGGGTGTACTCCGATCACCAGTCGACCTTCAAGTGCGCCAACAACCCCCCCAACTCCAGCGTCAGCAGCAACCTGCAGCCCCACAGATGGGTCGTCTCTTTCGCACCGTCCCCCAAAGACATTTACTG GGAGAACCTGTCGGTGCCCTCCAAGTACTGGTACGTCAAGGCTGTGATGGTGAACCTCTTCCTGTTCCTATTTCTGTTCTTCTTGACCACGCCTGCCATCGTCGTCAACTTCCTCAACACGCACGTGGTTGGCAACCGCCTCGAGAAAATT AGCCCCGTGGTGTCGGAGTTCCTGCCCACCTTGCTGCTGTGGACCGTCTCGGCCCTGATGCCCGTGCTGGTGTCGTACTCGGACCAGTGGCTGTCGCACTGGACCCGCTCCGACCAGAACCTGTCCATCATGCGGAAGACCTTGGTGCTCTTGCTGTTCATGGTGCTGGTGCTGCCCTCCCTCGGCCTCGCCAG TGCAGATGCGCTGCTCAAGTGGTCGTTCAGGAGCCACAACGAGACGTACCGCTGGGAGTGCTTGTTCCTGCCCGACAAGGGCGCCTTCTTCGTCAACTACGTGATCACGTCGAGCTTCATCGGGACCGGCCTGGAGCTCATCCGCTTCCCTGAGCTCTTCATGTACGCAGCCTGCCTGCTGCTGGCCAG GTCGCGAGCGGAAACGGCAAGCGTGAGGAAGGCCATTTTGTACGAGTTCCCGTTCGGTGTGCATTACGCGTGGATGCTTCTCATTTTCGCGTTGACCATCACCTACAGCCTGTCCTGTCCACTTATCACCCCATTCG GGCTGCTCTACATGTGCATGAAGCACTTGGTGGACAGATACAACCTGTACTTTGCGTACAGGCCGTCAAAGATAAACCCGCGCACCCACGCCTCCGCCATCAACACCGTCATCTTCTCCATCGTGCTGCTGCAGCTGAGCTTTCTGGCTCTGTCCGTCTTGCGGCGAGGCATGAACGACATATCCATCTACTCCCTCGTCGGCGTCTGCATTACCGTTGGCTTCCTCATGGCGCAGATATTCCTCGACTGGTGCAAAGGGTTCAGCCCTATTTCGTATCAG AAGCAGCGCGGCCCGGCGCCGACGCCGTCCGCGGACTCCAGCCCGGCGCACCAGTTCGTGCCCCCCGTGATGCAGATGTCCCCGGAGCACCACGCCCGCCCCGAGCCGGTGCTGAGCGTGACGAGCCCCGCCGAGGGCCTGACGATCCTGCAGCGCACGTACGGCACCCGGGCGGCGGGGGACTCCCGGGACCACGTCGTGCTCTACCAGGACTACGACGGCTCCAACGCGGAG CAGGTGTCCCAAGGAAGACAAGATAATTTGCAGGTGCGAAGCTGCACAGGAGAAAATATAGACCCGCTGTCGTGA
- the LOC134542444 gene encoding calcium permeable stress-gated cation channel 1 isoform X2, with the protein MWSLVDPGDELYAGATDADTGQCNYLSNTTHKILLTSVYEGIPENLLVNFLGWLILIILFAILRKKAWNYGRIALVQKNEERWTQLFYGAMEDTNSVTEVDSITSVDSSLHTDKGFCSLFSCSLRDENILHKCGPDAVQYLSFQRHILFLMSVITVVSVGIVLPVNFQGLLQGNETTFGHTTLSNLDPNSPLLWLHVTLAILYLPLGIAVMRRFSARLQLEEQASEVSRTLMVCHIPRRHCDTSDISRHFRDAYPEIEVQNIQLAYDITRVSRLDKKREQMHEAKVYCENFLKRTGTRLTVRPHVCGNVCGGCDLCGCPAVDGLEYYAEEEARLASAVESGRLDAFKKPLGIAFVTLASVEAARRVYSDHQSTFKCANNPPNSSVSSNLQPHRWVVSFAPSPKDIYWENLSVPSKYWYVKAVMVNLFLFLFLFFLTTPAIVVNFLNTHVVGNRLEKISPVVSEFLPTLLLWTVSALMPVLVSYSDQWLSHWTRSDQNLSIMRKTLVLLLFMVLVLPSLGLASADALLKWSFRSHNETYRWECLFLPDKGAFFVNYVITSSFIGTGLELIRFPELFMYAACLLLARSRAETASVRKAILYEFPFGVHYAWMLLIFALTITYSLSCPLITPFGLLYMCMKHLVDRYNLYFAYRPSKINPRTHASAINTVIFSIVLLQLSFLALSVLRRGMNDISIYSLVGVCITVGFLMAQIFLDWCKGFSPISYQKQRGPAPTPSADSSPAHQFVPPVMQMSPEHHARPEPVLSVTSPAEGLTILQRTYGTRAAGDSRDHVVLYQDYDGSNAEVSQGRQDNLQVRSCTGENIDPLS; encoded by the exons ATGTGGTCCCTAGTGGATCCCGGGGATGAGCTGTATGCGGGGGCGACAGACGCCGACACGGGCCAGTGCAACTACCTCAGCAACACCACCCACAAGATACTCCTCACATCCGTGTACGAGGGAATCCCGGAGAACTTGCTGGTCAACTTCCTGGGGTGGCTG ATTCTCATCATTTTGTTTGCAATCCTCCGGAAGAAGGCCTGGAACTATGGGAGGATTGCTCTGGTACAAAAGAATGAGGAGAG GTGGACACAACTGTTTTATGGCGCAATGGAGGACACAAACTCCGTGACGGAAGTGGACTCTATTACCTCGGTCGACTCCAGTCTCCACACAGACAAGGGATTCTGCTCCTTATTCTCATGCAGTCTCAG GGACGAGAACATCCTCCACAAGTGCGGCCCGGACGCGGTGCAGTACCTGTCGTTCCAGCGGCACATCCTGTTCCTCATGAGCGTCATCACGGTCGTGTCCGTGGGCATCGTCCTGCCCGTCAACTTCCAGGGACTCCTCCAGGGCAACGAGACCACCTTCGGGCACACCACCCTCAGCAACCTGGACCCCAA CTCGCCCCTGCTGTGGCTCCACGTGACGCTGGCCATCCTCTACCTGCCGCTGGGCATCGCCGTGATGCGCCGCTTCTCCGCCCGGCTGCAGCTGGAGGAGCAGGCCTCGGAGGTCTCCCGCACGCTCATGGTCTGCCACATCCCCCGCCGCCACTGCGACACCTCCGACATCAGCCGCCACTTCCG AGATGCATACCCTGAAATTGAAGTTCAGAACATTCAGCTGGCCTACGACATAACAAGAGTTAGTCGCTTGGACAAGAAGAG GGAGCAGATGCACGAAGCCAAGGTGTACTGCGAGAACTTCCTGAAGCGCACCGGCACCAGGCTGACCGTGCGTCCCCACGTGTGTGGCAACGTGTGCGGCGGCTGCGACCTGTGTGGCTGCCCAGCG gtggatggtctggagtactATGCGGAAGAGGAGGCTCGGCTGGCCAGCGCGGTGGAGTCCGGGCGGCTCGACGCCTTCAAGAAGCCCCTGGGGATTGCGTTCGTGACCCTGGCGTCGGTGGAGGCGGCCCGCAGGGTGTACTCCGATCACCAGTCGACCTTCAAGTGCGCCAACAACCCCCCCAACTCCAGCGTCAGCAGCAACCTGCAGCCCCACAGATGGGTCGTCTCTTTCGCACCGTCCCCCAAAGACATTTACTG GGAGAACCTGTCGGTGCCCTCCAAGTACTGGTACGTCAAGGCTGTGATGGTGAACCTCTTCCTGTTCCTATTTCTGTTCTTCTTGACCACGCCTGCCATCGTCGTCAACTTCCTCAACACGCACGTGGTTGGCAACCGCCTCGAGAAAATT AGCCCCGTGGTGTCGGAGTTCCTGCCCACCTTGCTGCTGTGGACCGTCTCGGCCCTGATGCCCGTGCTGGTGTCGTACTCGGACCAGTGGCTGTCGCACTGGACCCGCTCCGACCAGAACCTGTCCATCATGCGGAAGACCTTGGTGCTCTTGCTGTTCATGGTGCTGGTGCTGCCCTCCCTCGGCCTCGCCAG TGCAGATGCGCTGCTCAAGTGGTCGTTCAGGAGCCACAACGAGACGTACCGCTGGGAGTGCTTGTTCCTGCCCGACAAGGGCGCCTTCTTCGTCAACTACGTGATCACGTCGAGCTTCATCGGGACCGGCCTGGAGCTCATCCGCTTCCCTGAGCTCTTCATGTACGCAGCCTGCCTGCTGCTGGCCAG GTCGCGAGCGGAAACGGCAAGCGTGAGGAAGGCCATTTTGTACGAGTTCCCGTTCGGTGTGCATTACGCGTGGATGCTTCTCATTTTCGCGTTGACCATCACCTACAGCCTGTCCTGTCCACTTATCACCCCATTCG GGCTGCTCTACATGTGCATGAAGCACTTGGTGGACAGATACAACCTGTACTTTGCGTACAGGCCGTCAAAGATAAACCCGCGCACCCACGCCTCCGCCATCAACACCGTCATCTTCTCCATCGTGCTGCTGCAGCTGAGCTTTCTGGCTCTGTCCGTCTTGCGGCGAGGCATGAACGACATATCCATCTACTCCCTCGTCGGCGTCTGCATTACCGTTGGCTTCCTCATGGCGCAGATATTCCTCGACTGGTGCAAAGGGTTCAGCCCTATTTCGTATCAG AAGCAGCGCGGCCCGGCGCCGACGCCGTCCGCGGACTCCAGCCCGGCGCACCAGTTCGTGCCCCCCGTGATGCAGATGTCCCCGGAGCACCACGCCCGCCCCGAGCCGGTGCTGAGCGTGACGAGCCCCGCCGAGGGCCTGACGATCCTGCAGCGCACGTACGGCACCCGGGCGGCGGGGGACTCCCGGGACCACGTCGTGCTCTACCAGGACTACGACGGCTCCAACGCGGAG GTGTCCCAAGGAAGACAAGATAATTTGCAGGTGCGAAGCTGCACAGGAGAAAATATAGACCCGCTGTCGTGA
- the LOC134542444 gene encoding calcium permeable stress-gated cation channel 1 isoform X3: MWSLVDPGDELYAGATDADTGQCNYLSNTTHKILLTSVYEGIPENLLVNFLGWLILIILFAILRKKAWNYGRIALVQKNEERWTQLFYGAMEDTNSVTEVDSITSVDSSLHTDKGFCSLFSCSLRDENILHKCGPDAVQYLSFQRHILFLMSVITVVSVGIVLPVNFQGLLQGNETTFGHTTLSNLDPNSPLLWLHVTLAILYLPLGIAVMRRFSARLQLEEQASEVSRTLMVCHIPRRHCDTSDISRHFRDAYPEIEVQNIQLAYDITRVSRLDKKREQMHEAKVYCENFLKRTGTRLTVRPHVCGNVCGGCDLCGCPAVDGLEYYAEEEARLASAVESGRLDAFKKPLGIAFVTLASVEAARRVYSDHQSTFKCANNPPNSSVSSNLQPHRWVVSFAPSPKDIYWENLSVPSKYWYVKAVMVNLFLFLFLFFLTTPAIVVNFLNTHVVGNRLEKISPVVSEFLPTLLLWTVSALMPVLVSYSDQWLSHWTRSDQNLSIMRKTLVLLLFMVLVLPSLGLASADALLKWSFRSHNETYRWECLFLPDKGAFFVNYVITSSFIGTGLELIRFPELFMYAACLLLARSRAETASVRKAILYEFPFGVHYAWMLLIFALTITYSLSCPLITPFGLLYMCMKHLVDRYNLYFAYRPSKINPRTHASAINTVIFSIVLLQLSFLALSVLRRGMNDISIYSLVGVCITVGFLMAQIFLDWCKGFSPISYQQRGPAPTPSADSSPAHQFVPPVMQMSPEHHARPEPVLSVTSPAEGLTILQRTYGTRAAGDSRDHVVLYQDYDGSNAEQVSQGRQDNLQVRSCTGENIDPLS; encoded by the exons ATGTGGTCCCTAGTGGATCCCGGGGATGAGCTGTATGCGGGGGCGACAGACGCCGACACGGGCCAGTGCAACTACCTCAGCAACACCACCCACAAGATACTCCTCACATCCGTGTACGAGGGAATCCCGGAGAACTTGCTGGTCAACTTCCTGGGGTGGCTG ATTCTCATCATTTTGTTTGCAATCCTCCGGAAGAAGGCCTGGAACTATGGGAGGATTGCTCTGGTACAAAAGAATGAGGAGAG GTGGACACAACTGTTTTATGGCGCAATGGAGGACACAAACTCCGTGACGGAAGTGGACTCTATTACCTCGGTCGACTCCAGTCTCCACACAGACAAGGGATTCTGCTCCTTATTCTCATGCAGTCTCAG GGACGAGAACATCCTCCACAAGTGCGGCCCGGACGCGGTGCAGTACCTGTCGTTCCAGCGGCACATCCTGTTCCTCATGAGCGTCATCACGGTCGTGTCCGTGGGCATCGTCCTGCCCGTCAACTTCCAGGGACTCCTCCAGGGCAACGAGACCACCTTCGGGCACACCACCCTCAGCAACCTGGACCCCAA CTCGCCCCTGCTGTGGCTCCACGTGACGCTGGCCATCCTCTACCTGCCGCTGGGCATCGCCGTGATGCGCCGCTTCTCCGCCCGGCTGCAGCTGGAGGAGCAGGCCTCGGAGGTCTCCCGCACGCTCATGGTCTGCCACATCCCCCGCCGCCACTGCGACACCTCCGACATCAGCCGCCACTTCCG AGATGCATACCCTGAAATTGAAGTTCAGAACATTCAGCTGGCCTACGACATAACAAGAGTTAGTCGCTTGGACAAGAAGAG GGAGCAGATGCACGAAGCCAAGGTGTACTGCGAGAACTTCCTGAAGCGCACCGGCACCAGGCTGACCGTGCGTCCCCACGTGTGTGGCAACGTGTGCGGCGGCTGCGACCTGTGTGGCTGCCCAGCG gtggatggtctggagtactATGCGGAAGAGGAGGCTCGGCTGGCCAGCGCGGTGGAGTCCGGGCGGCTCGACGCCTTCAAGAAGCCCCTGGGGATTGCGTTCGTGACCCTGGCGTCGGTGGAGGCGGCCCGCAGGGTGTACTCCGATCACCAGTCGACCTTCAAGTGCGCCAACAACCCCCCCAACTCCAGCGTCAGCAGCAACCTGCAGCCCCACAGATGGGTCGTCTCTTTCGCACCGTCCCCCAAAGACATTTACTG GGAGAACCTGTCGGTGCCCTCCAAGTACTGGTACGTCAAGGCTGTGATGGTGAACCTCTTCCTGTTCCTATTTCTGTTCTTCTTGACCACGCCTGCCATCGTCGTCAACTTCCTCAACACGCACGTGGTTGGCAACCGCCTCGAGAAAATT AGCCCCGTGGTGTCGGAGTTCCTGCCCACCTTGCTGCTGTGGACCGTCTCGGCCCTGATGCCCGTGCTGGTGTCGTACTCGGACCAGTGGCTGTCGCACTGGACCCGCTCCGACCAGAACCTGTCCATCATGCGGAAGACCTTGGTGCTCTTGCTGTTCATGGTGCTGGTGCTGCCCTCCCTCGGCCTCGCCAG TGCAGATGCGCTGCTCAAGTGGTCGTTCAGGAGCCACAACGAGACGTACCGCTGGGAGTGCTTGTTCCTGCCCGACAAGGGCGCCTTCTTCGTCAACTACGTGATCACGTCGAGCTTCATCGGGACCGGCCTGGAGCTCATCCGCTTCCCTGAGCTCTTCATGTACGCAGCCTGCCTGCTGCTGGCCAG GTCGCGAGCGGAAACGGCAAGCGTGAGGAAGGCCATTTTGTACGAGTTCCCGTTCGGTGTGCATTACGCGTGGATGCTTCTCATTTTCGCGTTGACCATCACCTACAGCCTGTCCTGTCCACTTATCACCCCATTCG GGCTGCTCTACATGTGCATGAAGCACTTGGTGGACAGATACAACCTGTACTTTGCGTACAGGCCGTCAAAGATAAACCCGCGCACCCACGCCTCCGCCATCAACACCGTCATCTTCTCCATCGTGCTGCTGCAGCTGAGCTTTCTGGCTCTGTCCGTCTTGCGGCGAGGCATGAACGACATATCCATCTACTCCCTCGTCGGCGTCTGCATTACCGTTGGCTTCCTCATGGCGCAGATATTCCTCGACTGGTGCAAAGGGTTCAGCCCTATTTCGTATCAG CAGCGCGGCCCGGCGCCGACGCCGTCCGCGGACTCCAGCCCGGCGCACCAGTTCGTGCCCCCCGTGATGCAGATGTCCCCGGAGCACCACGCCCGCCCCGAGCCGGTGCTGAGCGTGACGAGCCCCGCCGAGGGCCTGACGATCCTGCAGCGCACGTACGGCACCCGGGCGGCGGGGGACTCCCGGGACCACGTCGTGCTCTACCAGGACTACGACGGCTCCAACGCGGAG CAGGTGTCCCAAGGAAGACAAGATAATTTGCAGGTGCGAAGCTGCACAGGAGAAAATATAGACCCGCTGTCGTGA